One window from the genome of Leptospira levettii encodes:
- a CDS encoding helix-turn-helix domain-containing protein, whose translation MKRRNSLYVWDTQVLYAAWEETTTMHSLYSASLCFSVDLPSKIFLSNENYVEYTGVFLPPNTNYYQISKNTHIINIYIDPDSFLFERFSGNIKDGVQFFDSTKIPYLKKILDVLLDEKSPNEEVLGCLKLLVDSVFGSLLQQKPPEELDPRIFTVAKYLRSQTYLPQPEEVKLKILADIVNLSEDRFRHIFKETLLTSVRKFILSLRLKIAARNYHTSANFTEVAHLAGFSDSAHFSRTFRSAYGHSPSAVFRNPKRTRICFINMES comes from the coding sequence ATGAAAAGGAGAAACTCATTATACGTTTGGGACACCCAGGTTCTTTATGCGGCATGGGAAGAAACCACTACGATGCATAGCCTTTATTCAGCATCGCTTTGTTTTTCGGTTGATCTACCTTCAAAAATATTTCTATCAAATGAAAATTATGTTGAATATACAGGAGTATTTCTACCACCTAATACAAATTATTATCAAATTTCAAAGAATACACATATAATAAATATTTATATTGATCCGGACTCATTTTTGTTTGAACGTTTTTCTGGCAATATTAAAGACGGTGTTCAATTTTTTGATTCTACAAAGATTCCCTATTTAAAAAAAATACTAGATGTATTATTAGATGAAAAATCACCAAATGAGGAAGTATTAGGCTGTTTAAAATTACTCGTAGATTCTGTGTTTGGTTCACTTTTACAACAAAAACCACCGGAAGAATTGGATCCAAGGATTTTCACAGTTGCAAAATACCTTCGTTCACAAACATACCTACCACAACCAGAAGAAGTTAAACTAAAAATTTTAGCAGATATAGTAAATTTATCTGAAGATAGATTTCGACATATATTCAAAGAAACACTTTTAACTTCTGTTAGGAAATTTATACTAAGTTTGCGATTAAAAATAGCAGCACGAAATTACCATACAAGTGCAAATTTTACGGAAGTCGCCCACCTTGCTGGATTCTCTGATTCAGCCCATTTCAGTAGAACGTTTCGATCTGCATATGGCCATAGCCCTTCTGCTGTATTTAGAAATCCAAAAAGGACACGAATTTGTTTTATCAATATGGAATCATAA